In the genome of Carnobacterium pleistocenium FTR1, one region contains:
- a CDS encoding FAD-dependent oxidoreductase codes for MKIVIVGGVAGGMSAATRLRRLNETAEIIILEKGPYVSFANCGLPYYVAGEIEERSSLLVQTPETLQARFELDVRPYSEAVSIDAALKEVTVRTAEEEYTLAYDKLILSPGAKAFIPPAKGLKEAKNIFTLRSVPDVDGITAFMDAHNPKKAVVIGAGFIGLEMAESLVHRGLDVTIVEKAPQVLPPLDEEMAAYITKELHENGVKLYTGLAAESFEEEGKVIVLENGERLESDMTLMSVGVKPETTVALTAGVETGVRGGILVDENYETSQKDIYAVGDAIVVKQQINGEDTMISLAAPANRQGRQVADVISGLPRKNKGSIGTAIVRVFNQVAASTGLNERQLQIAKETFEIVHIQGKSHAGYYPNAGTILLKVLFNPENGKIYGAQAIGENGVDKRIDIIATAIKAGMTVHDLPELEFTYAPPFGSAKDPVNMAGYAALNLIEGVSESIQWHELEAKQEAGALLLDVREEEELEKNGRLNGSINIPLNSLRERLSEVPKDKSIIVSCHSGLRSYIAERILKQNGYKVKNLDGAFALYSTVRPEKIRLEKVEK; via the coding sequence ATGAAAATTGTTATTGTAGGAGGAGTAGCTGGCGGAATGTCAGCAGCTACTCGATTAAGACGATTGAATGAAACAGCAGAAATTATTATATTAGAAAAAGGACCCTATGTTTCATTTGCCAATTGTGGTCTTCCTTATTATGTGGCTGGTGAAATTGAAGAACGCAGCAGCTTATTGGTGCAAACACCTGAAACTTTGCAAGCACGTTTTGAATTAGATGTACGTCCTTATAGTGAAGCCGTATCAATCGATGCTGCTTTAAAAGAAGTAACGGTTCGAACAGCAGAAGAAGAGTACACATTAGCCTATGATAAATTGATTCTTTCCCCTGGAGCTAAAGCGTTTATCCCACCAGCTAAAGGATTAAAAGAGGCCAAGAACATTTTCACATTGCGCTCTGTTCCGGATGTAGATGGAATTACGGCTTTTATGGATGCTCATAACCCTAAAAAAGCCGTAGTCATCGGAGCTGGATTTATCGGTTTAGAAATGGCCGAAAGTTTAGTTCATCGTGGATTAGATGTTACAATCGTTGAAAAAGCACCACAAGTACTGCCACCACTAGATGAAGAAATGGCGGCGTATATCACTAAAGAATTGCATGAAAATGGTGTTAAATTGTATACTGGATTGGCTGCTGAATCGTTTGAAGAAGAAGGCAAAGTGATTGTGCTTGAAAATGGCGAACGCTTAGAAAGCGATATGACATTAATGTCAGTTGGGGTTAAACCTGAAACGACTGTGGCTTTAACAGCAGGCGTTGAAACGGGTGTACGTGGTGGCATATTAGTCGACGAGAACTACGAAACGAGTCAAAAAGATATTTATGCTGTTGGAGATGCAATCGTAGTGAAACAACAAATCAATGGAGAAGATACAATGATTTCTTTAGCTGCTCCAGCGAATCGCCAAGGCAGACAAGTGGCAGATGTAATCAGTGGATTACCTCGAAAAAATAAAGGTAGTATCGGTACTGCCATTGTGCGCGTATTTAACCAAGTAGCAGCATCAACTGGGCTAAATGAAAGACAACTACAAATAGCAAAAGAAACGTTTGAAATTGTTCATATTCAAGGGAAAAGTCATGCAGGATATTATCCAAATGCCGGTACGATATTATTGAAAGTACTATTCAATCCTGAAAACGGAAAAATTTATGGCGCCCAAGCTATTGGGGAAAATGGAGTAGATAAACGCATTGACATCATTGCAACGGCTATTAAAGCAGGTATGACTGTTCACGATTTGCCAGAATTAGAGTTTACGTATGCTCCACCATTCGGATCAGCAAAAGACCCGGTAAATATGGCTGGATATGCTGCATTGAACTTGATTGAAGGTGTTAGTGAGTCTATTCAATGGCATGAACTTGAAGCAAAACAAGAAGCCGGGGCTTTACTACTGGACGTTCGTGAAGAAGAAGAACTTGAAAAAAATGGTCGCCTAAATGGATCAATTAATATTCCTTTAAATAGTTTAAGAGAACGATTATCAGAAGTGCCTAAAGATAAATCAATTATTGTGAGTTGCCACAGTGGTTTGCGCAGTTATATTGCTGAACGAATTTTAAAACAAAATGGGTATAAAGTGAAAAATCTAGATGGAGCATTCGCTCTTTACTCAACAGTCAGACCAGAAAAAATCAGATTAGAAAAGGTGGAAAAATAA
- a CDS encoding rhodanese-like domain-containing protein, which produces MYNSISMQEFEQKWKREKLLLADVREIDEWQAGHLDGAIHVPLSDLTDAKEKLNKEQDYYVMCHSGARSAMACQQLAREGYKVTNVMGGISAWRGETV; this is translated from the coding sequence ATGTATAATTCAATATCAATGCAAGAGTTTGAGCAAAAATGGAAAAGAGAAAAACTTCTGTTAGCAGATGTACGAGAAATTGATGAATGGCAAGCGGGACATTTAGACGGAGCTATCCACGTACCGCTAAGTGATTTAACAGATGCTAAAGAAAAATTAAATAAAGAACAAGACTACTACGTTATGTGTCATTCAGGAGCGCGTTCTGCAATGGCTTGTCAGCAGTTAGCGAGAGAAGGATATAAAGTAACTAATGTAATGGGTGGAATATCAGCTTGGAGAGGAGAAACTGTATAG
- a CDS encoding CBS domain-containing protein, whose protein sequence is MELSERQTKIIEIVKNNEPITGEKIASTLGFSRATLRPDLSLLTLSELLIAKPKVGYFYNAHRVDPFIIKAIKEKKVEDVMSVPVIVSSNTSIQDTIIKMFLEDVGSVYVTENHSLIGLVSRKDLLKAVMGKMNIEEMPVSMAMTRVPNVVYVLSDDSVEYATKKLLAHEVDSLPVIDNTDGKGLKVTGKFSKTLISRLFLNVIENEI, encoded by the coding sequence ATGGAACTGAGTGAAAGACAAACAAAAATTATTGAAATTGTAAAAAATAATGAACCCATTACAGGCGAAAAGATAGCTTCGACATTAGGTTTTTCTCGTGCAACTTTAAGGCCAGATCTATCCTTATTAACATTGAGTGAACTGTTGATTGCAAAACCAAAAGTAGGTTACTTCTATAATGCACATAGAGTAGACCCTTTTATCATAAAAGCTATTAAAGAAAAAAAAGTAGAAGACGTTATGAGCGTTCCCGTAATTGTAAGCTCTAACACTTCTATTCAGGATACAATCATTAAAATGTTTTTAGAAGATGTCGGATCGGTTTATGTTACAGAAAATCATAGCCTTATTGGTTTAGTTTCTAGAAAAGATCTACTAAAAGCAGTCATGGGAAAAATGAATATTGAGGAAATGCCTGTCAGCATGGCAATGACTAGAGTGCCTAATGTGGTCTACGTCCTTAGTGATGATTCAGTTGAATACGCGACAAAGAAACTTTTAGCTCATGAAGTTGATAGTTTGCCAGTAATAGACAACACTGATGGAAAAGGATTAAAAGTAACTGGTAAATTTTCGAAAACATTAATTAGTCGTCTATTCTTAAACGTTATTGAAAATGAAATTTAG
- a CDS encoding LysR family transcriptional regulator: MDIHKLEIFIDLSETLNYTETAEHQFTTQGNISKKIKALEKDLAVQLFRRSHRKITLTEAGILALPYAKEIVISYHTLKDNLNSYQTAKNLSLTIYTHPTMSNYQGFSSIMNFLKLHPEITVHLQEFESNELVSYLIEEKSDLIFTRIFDTLEKNLEQIVTENDQLVAILPSNHPLAAKKEIYLAELQLDHFLLLGKDTNLLHPVINLCHEAGFEPDITHEGTRVDLIMNMVSSDLGISILMKKAVQHHLNSKTVAIPIKPNLLSQLSFIRKKGANSKASNIFWHYLQNMYYH, translated from the coding sequence GTGGATATTCATAAATTAGAGATTTTTATCGATCTATCAGAAACACTAAATTACACAGAGACAGCTGAACATCAATTTACTACTCAAGGAAATATTTCTAAAAAAATTAAAGCTTTAGAAAAAGACTTAGCCGTACAATTATTCAGACGTTCTCATAGAAAAATAACTTTGACAGAAGCTGGTATATTAGCACTTCCTTATGCAAAAGAAATAGTCATCTCTTATCACACGCTTAAAGACAACCTAAACAGTTACCAAACAGCCAAAAATCTTTCTCTGACCATTTATACACATCCTACTATGTCAAATTATCAAGGCTTTAGTTCGATTATGAACTTTTTAAAATTACATCCAGAAATTACAGTTCATTTACAAGAATTCGAAAGCAATGAGTTAGTTTCTTATCTAATAGAAGAAAAAAGCGATTTAATCTTTACTCGAATCTTTGATACTCTTGAAAAAAACTTAGAGCAAATCGTGACTGAAAATGACCAACTTGTAGCCATTTTGCCTTCAAATCATCCTTTAGCTGCTAAAAAAGAAATTTATTTAGCTGAATTACAACTTGATCATTTTCTACTATTGGGCAAAGATACCAATCTTTTGCATCCAGTTATTAATTTGTGTCATGAAGCCGGATTTGAACCGGATATCACACACGAAGGCACTAGGGTTGATTTAATCATGAATATGGTATCAAGCGATCTAGGTATTTCTATTTTAATGAAAAAAGCGGTTCAGCATCATTTAAACTCAAAAACGGTTGCCATTCCAATCAAGCCAAACCTCTTAAGTCAATTGTCGTTTATTCGCAAAAAGGGGGCTAATTCTAAAGCTTCTAATATCTTTTGGCACTATCTTCAAAATATGTATTACCACTGA
- a CDS encoding DeoR/GlpR family DNA-binding transcription regulator, translated as MNQTKRQELINDLLRVNGEINSKELADKLMVSMMTINRDLKELATNEDIQLVHGGAIYRGVDTLENPISFKEEISIQEKKDIAKFCRTLVKPGSSVFIETGTTTLAVAKEIFTIENCQFYTNSLLVMNALSKYEAIHLHSVPGKYRDLSKGFLGLETAEFIQNFNFDITFMGTEGIHLDSGVSLPNEEDAFTKRAILKQSKKTILVADHKKFGLSYLHKVGTVSDFDMIVTDLPSNQEVFKEISTFANIKSVRKEETKNEN; from the coding sequence TTGAACCAAACGAAAAGACAAGAACTTATTAACGATTTATTGAGAGTAAATGGAGAAATCAATTCAAAAGAATTAGCTGATAAACTAATGGTTTCTATGATGACGATCAACCGGGATTTAAAGGAATTAGCGACAAATGAAGATATCCAATTGGTACATGGAGGAGCTATCTACCGAGGCGTAGATACCCTTGAAAATCCTATATCCTTTAAAGAAGAAATCAGTATCCAAGAGAAAAAAGACATCGCTAAGTTTTGTAGAACCTTAGTTAAGCCAGGCAGTTCTGTTTTTATTGAGACTGGTACTACAACATTGGCTGTTGCAAAAGAAATTTTCACTATCGAAAATTGTCAATTCTACACCAATTCTTTATTGGTTATGAATGCTTTATCTAAATATGAAGCGATTCACCTGCATAGTGTCCCCGGAAAATATAGAGATCTTTCGAAAGGTTTTCTAGGCTTAGAAACTGCTGAGTTTATCCAAAATTTTAATTTTGATATTACTTTCATGGGAACTGAAGGCATTCATCTTGACTCAGGCGTTTCCCTTCCAAATGAAGAAGATGCCTTCACTAAAAGAGCAATCCTAAAACAATCCAAAAAAACGATTCTTGTCGCTGACCATAAAAAATTCGGTTTATCTTATTTGCATAAAGTTGGTACAGTCAGTGACTTTGATATGATCGTCACTGATTTGCCAAGTAATCAAGAAGTCTTTAAAGAAATAAGTACCTTTGCCAATATAAAATCCGTTAGAAAAGAGGAAACGAAAAATGAAAATTAA
- a CDS encoding metal-sensitive transcriptional regulator has translation MEYDVKIVNRLKRSDGQFHGVLKMIEEGQDCASIVTQLSAVRASIDRATSLIVAGNLVECVKENSKDGGTGEESIQQAINLLMKSR, from the coding sequence GTGGAATATGATGTGAAAATTGTAAACCGTCTAAAAAGATCAGATGGCCAATTTCATGGTGTATTGAAGATGATTGAAGAAGGACAAGACTGCGCATCAATTGTAACTCAGTTATCTGCTGTACGTGCTAGTATCGATCGTGCTACTAGCCTGATTGTGGCTGGTAATTTGGTAGAATGTGTAAAAGAAAATAGTAAAGATGGCGGCACAGGAGAAGAAAGTATCCAACAAGCTATTAATTTGTTGATGAAAAGTAGATAA
- a CDS encoding rhodanese-like domain-containing protein, with product MFFKTVASISTSELEKIIAEKPQIIDVRETHEFQGGHIPGAKNVPLGKIANHTPKGKTYVICQSGMRSKKASKLLTKQGYDVVNVRGGMSSWAGATKGGKL from the coding sequence ATGTTTTTTAAAACAGTAGCATCCATTTCAACAAGTGAATTAGAAAAAATCATTGCAGAAAAACCGCAAATCATTGATGTGCGGGAAACACATGAATTTCAAGGAGGTCACATACCAGGAGCAAAAAATGTACCATTAGGTAAAATAGCTAATCATACGCCCAAAGGTAAAACTTATGTCATTTGTCAATCAGGTATGCGCAGTAAAAAAGCTTCAAAATTATTAACGAAACAAGGCTATGATGTGGTAAATGTCCGTGGTGGCATGTCATCTTGGGCTGGAGCTACAAAGGGAGGAAAACTATAA
- a CDS encoding pyruvate, water dikinase regulatory protein: protein MKPLTIYLISDSIGETGEQVIHSILSQYSIEVGQIKKFTHVLTKQMLETILIAIGEEENAVVFYTLVQKELKQYLTAYSENNPFMLVDLLGAGMAAIQKVTSLEPLGEPGIIRKMDKKYFSRIEAIEFSVRYDDGKDPRGILKADLVLLGVSRTSKTPLSIYLANKNIRVVNIPLFPESDPPKEIYQISPTKIIGLTNSPEKLNSIRRERLKTLGLPQNASYADTNRILEELDYADRIMKKIGCLVVDVSNNAIEETANLIIENMKKMDKKVFNVD from the coding sequence ATGAAACCTTTAACCATTTATCTTATTTCTGACTCGATAGGGGAAACGGGTGAACAAGTAATTCATTCTATCTTATCCCAGTATTCGATTGAAGTAGGGCAAATCAAAAAGTTTACGCATGTATTAACTAAACAAATGTTAGAGACTATACTTATCGCTATTGGTGAAGAAGAAAACGCTGTTGTTTTTTATACATTAGTCCAAAAAGAGCTGAAACAATATTTAACAGCATATTCTGAGAATAACCCATTTATGCTAGTTGATCTATTAGGAGCTGGCATGGCAGCCATCCAAAAAGTTACTTCTTTAGAACCTTTAGGTGAACCGGGCATTATTCGTAAGATGGATAAAAAATACTTTAGCAGAATCGAAGCAATCGAATTTTCCGTCCGGTATGACGACGGGAAAGATCCAAGAGGAATATTAAAGGCGGACTTAGTTCTTTTAGGGGTATCCAGAACATCAAAGACCCCGTTATCTATTTATCTAGCAAATAAAAACATTCGGGTCGTAAACATCCCACTTTTTCCAGAATCAGATCCGCCGAAGGAAATTTATCAAATTTCACCGACTAAAATCATTGGTTTAACTAATTCACCAGAAAAATTAAATAGTATTAGGAGAGAACGGTTAAAGACATTAGGACTGCCGCAAAATGCGAGCTATGCAGATACGAATCGTATCTTAGAAGAATTAGATTATGCGGACAGAATCATGAAAAAAATTGGGTGTTTAGTCGTAGATGTTTCGAATAACGCGATCGAAGAAACGGCAAATTTAATTATTGAAAATATGAAAAAAATGGATAAAAAGGTATTTAATGTTGATTGA
- a CDS encoding M24 family metallopeptidase, whose protein sequence is MKINLSTVALPTIHNDPKSVLLTDETMNSRKEHFLAQMHHHSIDTAIIYADREHGANFEYFTGFIPRFEEACLVIHANGESHLLLGNENVKMAAHSRIKASPVHVPFFSLPNQPMTGEKTLDYYFKESHIAPDAKIGIIGWKLFTSNQYINSELFDLPFYIIDSLLNYVSNKNQLQNFTFSLLSPKVGLRTIYNANEIAYYEYGASLAGIAMFRAIQEISVGKSEKEIGSFLAQDGQPNSVTTISATGQRFTHAILYPRDKAISLTDPYSLTVGYKGGLSSRAGFVISSETQLPENQKDYLVKVGKPYFKAYSTWLETIAIGISGDEFYTKIQEVFPSEIYGWTLNPGHYTADEEWLSSPFYKGSEAVIQSGQLLQIDMIPSVPGYTGASCEEPIALADKTLRIELSQQYPAVWKRIEARRTYIKEVIGIKLSDDILPLSDTVAFYTPFFLNKTLAYTKEV, encoded by the coding sequence ATGAAAATTAATTTATCCACAGTAGCCTTGCCTACGATCCACAATGACCCAAAATCTGTTCTATTGACTGATGAGACTATGAACTCCAGAAAAGAACATTTCTTAGCACAAATGCACCATCATTCTATCGATACGGCTATTATTTATGCAGATCGTGAACATGGTGCGAACTTTGAGTATTTTACCGGCTTTATTCCACGATTTGAAGAAGCTTGTTTAGTGATCCACGCAAATGGCGAAAGTCATTTATTACTGGGAAATGAAAATGTAAAAATGGCTGCACATTCTAGAATCAAAGCGAGCCCAGTCCATGTTCCTTTCTTTTCTCTTCCAAATCAGCCAATGACCGGTGAAAAAACATTAGACTATTATTTTAAAGAAAGTCATATCGCTCCTGATGCTAAAATCGGTATCATCGGTTGGAAACTTTTCACATCAAATCAGTACATCAATAGTGAGCTATTCGATTTGCCATTTTATATCATTGATAGCCTACTAAACTATGTTTCCAATAAAAATCAATTACAAAACTTCACTTTTTCTTTGCTTTCTCCAAAAGTCGGATTGCGTACAATTTATAACGCAAATGAGATTGCTTACTACGAATACGGCGCTTCTCTAGCAGGAATTGCGATGTTTCGTGCGATTCAAGAAATTTCTGTTGGAAAAAGTGAAAAAGAAATTGGATCTTTCCTAGCGCAAGACGGTCAACCCAACTCGGTCACAACGATCAGCGCTACCGGTCAACGCTTTACGCATGCTATTCTCTACCCTAGAGATAAAGCGATCTCTTTAACAGATCCTTACTCTCTAACTGTAGGCTACAAAGGCGGTTTGAGCAGCCGAGCTGGTTTTGTGATTTCTTCAGAAACCCAATTACCAGAAAATCAAAAAGATTATTTGGTAAAAGTTGGTAAACCTTACTTCAAAGCTTATTCCACTTGGTTAGAAACCATTGCTATCGGTATTTCCGGAGACGAATTTTATACAAAAATCCAAGAAGTCTTTCCTTCTGAAATTTATGGCTGGACTTTGAATCCTGGACACTATACTGCAGACGAAGAATGGCTGTCTTCCCCATTTTATAAAGGGTCAGAAGCCGTTATTCAAAGCGGTCAACTATTACAAATTGATATGATCCCAAGCGTTCCTGGCTATACTGGTGCAAGCTGTGAAGAACCGATTGCACTTGCTGACAAAACATTAAGAATTGAACTCAGCCAACAGTATCCTGCAGTTTGGAAACGTATTGAAGCTAGAAGAACCTACATCAAAGAGGTTATTGGTATCAAACTTTCGGATGATATTCTGCCTTTAAGTGACACAGTTGCCTTTTATACACCGTTTTTCTTAAATAAAACTCTAGCCTACACAAAAGAAGTATAA
- a CDS encoding DUF554 domain-containing protein produces the protein MPTGIIINTSSILLGGLLGGLIGNKLSEGFKTDITLIFGVCSMGMGIYSIGPMKYMPAVIFALVIGTGIGLIIHLGEYINKGAKLMQQPISKLFPNENLKISDEEFINSLVTIIVLFCASGTGIYGSLDAGMTGDNTVLISKSILDFFTAVIFACNLGYVVSIIAIPQFIFFYILFLLAKFIYPLTTPDMILDFKACGGFLMLATGFRMIKVKMFPTADMIPAMIIIMPLSWIWINWILPIL, from the coding sequence ATGCCAACAGGTATTATCATCAATACAAGTTCAATTTTATTAGGAGGTTTATTAGGAGGATTAATAGGAAACAAACTGTCAGAAGGATTTAAAACTGACATTACATTAATTTTTGGGGTATGTTCTATGGGAATGGGAATCTATTCCATTGGACCTATGAAATATATGCCTGCCGTGATTTTTGCATTAGTAATTGGAACTGGAATTGGTTTAATTATTCACTTAGGAGAATATATTAATAAAGGTGCAAAGTTGATGCAGCAACCAATTTCAAAGTTATTCCCAAATGAAAATCTAAAAATATCGGATGAGGAATTTATTAATAGTTTAGTCACTATTATTGTTCTTTTTTGTGCCAGCGGAACAGGGATTTATGGTAGTCTGGATGCAGGAATGACTGGAGACAATACTGTTTTAATTTCTAAGTCCATTCTAGATTTTTTTACTGCAGTAATTTTTGCTTGTAATTTAGGTTATGTAGTCTCTATTATTGCCATCCCGCAGTTTATTTTCTTTTATATTTTATTCTTATTAGCAAAATTTATTTATCCTTTGACCACCCCTGATATGATTCTTGATTTCAAGGCATGCGGAGGCTTCTTAATGTTAGCAACTGGATTTCGGATGATTAAAGTAAAAATGTTTCCAACTGCCGACATGATTCCAGCAATGATTATCATCATGCCACTGAGCTGGATATGGATCAATTGGATTTTGCCTATTTTGTAG
- a CDS encoding endonuclease MutS2, which translates to MNKETLNKLQFNNVQEEVQAKAIGNYSKIRIGELSPQTNLATVKVWQQETQEARLILDSNQHVPFMGLSRIDSLMAQVQKGMVLAPDDLIEYADFLRSSRMIDNFFGKNQYQTPLLYQYSKSLPSLLEIEEEIYQKIQHQKVSDVASSNLRKVRKQIRENEKEIQDKLTRFLKNSSNKEMIQDGIIVQKDGHYTVPIKISYKNKVAGNMIEQSNKGTTVFVEPAAVAKLNEQLIMLKAEEVAQEYQILAELTGYLAEKETIIDFIMETITAFDIIFARAKYSREINGITPKVNKNEVIHIKKGIHPFLPKGAVPLDFTLGEGHRGLVITGANAGGKTVVLKTVGLLTLMTMFGIQIPVQEGTDIAVFDEVFVDIGDQQSMENALSTFSGHMDGIASILNKVKRNSLVLLDEIGSGTEPNEGAALAIAIMEALYAKGALVVTTTHYGEIKRFAEEHEDFIPAAMEFDRESLTPKFILHLGESGDSQALWIAKKVNMASNLIKQAQKYIDTKDYQIQKKEFAKNEIKSEMIKEKIPTFGKGDSILLTESQRKGLIYEDSGSDNVVVYIDKDVVEVPRQRIKLLTMAEELYPEGYDLDSLFTDFLTRKVRKDLDRGSKKAQKILDKEMKKRRENS; encoded by the coding sequence ATGAATAAAGAAACACTTAATAAATTGCAGTTTAATAACGTTCAAGAAGAAGTACAAGCTAAAGCAATTGGAAACTATAGTAAAATTAGGATTGGAGAACTTTCACCACAAACGAATTTAGCAACCGTAAAAGTTTGGCAGCAAGAAACACAAGAAGCACGTTTGATTTTAGATAGCAATCAGCATGTGCCTTTCATGGGACTGAGTAGGATTGATTCCTTGATGGCACAAGTTCAAAAGGGTATGGTTTTAGCCCCTGATGATTTGATTGAATATGCAGATTTTCTTAGAAGCAGTCGCATGATTGATAATTTTTTTGGGAAAAATCAATATCAAACGCCACTTCTTTATCAGTATAGTAAGAGTCTGCCAAGCTTGTTAGAGATTGAGGAAGAAATTTATCAAAAAATTCAACATCAAAAAGTCAGTGATGTGGCATCAAGCAACTTAAGAAAAGTCCGTAAACAAATTCGTGAAAATGAAAAAGAAATCCAAGATAAGCTGACGAGATTTTTAAAAAATTCTAGCAATAAAGAGATGATCCAAGACGGAATAATCGTTCAAAAAGATGGACATTATACCGTTCCAATCAAAATAAGCTACAAGAATAAAGTAGCTGGAAATATGATTGAACAATCTAATAAAGGGACAACGGTCTTTGTTGAGCCTGCAGCTGTAGCAAAATTAAATGAGCAATTGATTATGCTGAAGGCTGAAGAGGTTGCACAAGAGTATCAAATTTTAGCTGAATTAACAGGTTACTTGGCTGAGAAAGAAACCATTATTGATTTTATCATGGAAACGATCACTGCTTTTGATATTATTTTTGCCCGAGCAAAATATAGTCGAGAAATCAACGGTATTACTCCAAAGGTAAATAAAAATGAAGTGATCCATATCAAGAAAGGTATTCATCCATTTTTACCTAAAGGTGCTGTACCGTTAGATTTCACCTTAGGAGAAGGGCATCGAGGGTTAGTAATTACAGGTGCGAACGCTGGTGGAAAGACTGTTGTATTAAAAACAGTTGGATTATTGACGTTGATGACGATGTTTGGAATTCAAATTCCTGTTCAAGAAGGGACCGATATTGCAGTTTTTGATGAAGTGTTTGTGGATATTGGTGATCAACAAAGTATGGAAAATGCCCTAAGTACCTTTTCTGGACACATGGATGGCATTGCTTCTATTTTGAATAAAGTGAAACGGAACTCATTGGTCCTGTTAGATGAGATTGGTAGTGGAACGGAGCCAAATGAAGGTGCTGCTTTAGCTATCGCGATTATGGAAGCACTGTATGCTAAGGGAGCCTTAGTCGTGACCACAACCCATTATGGAGAAATTAAGCGATTTGCTGAAGAACATGAAGATTTTATTCCCGCAGCAATGGAATTTGATCGAGAGTCTTTGACGCCTAAGTTCATTTTACATTTAGGTGAAAGTGGCGATAGCCAAGCACTTTGGATTGCTAAAAAAGTTAATATGGCATCCAATTTGATCAAACAAGCGCAAAAATATATTGATACTAAAGATTATCAAATCCAGAAAAAAGAATTTGCAAAAAATGAAATAAAATCTGAAATGATTAAAGAAAAAATCCCTACTTTCGGAAAAGGGGACAGCATCCTTCTTACAGAAAGCCAGCGGAAAGGGTTAATATATGAAGACAGTGGTTCAGATAACGTTGTTGTTTATATCGATAAGGATGTTGTAGAAGTACCTAGACAAAGAATCAAGTTATTGACTATGGCTGAAGAATTGTATCCAGAAGGTTATGATTTAGATAGCCTCTTTACAGATTTTCTTACGAGAAAGGTACGGAAAGACTTAGATCGTGGTTCTAAAAAAGCTCAAAAAATTTTAGATAAAGAGATGAAAAAGAGAAGAGAAAACAGTTAG